CACGCGACTCGGCCATCGACGTCAGCTGCGTGAACATCTCCTCCAGCGCTGCCGTGATCAACGCTTCCTTTGTCGGGAAGTGATGCTGTGCCGCACCGCGCGAGACGCCTGCCTCCTCGGCGACGCGAGCGACCGTCGCCGAAGCCCATCCCGCGGCGGCGAGGATGTCGAGCGTCGACGACAGGAGCCGCTCCCGGGTGATCCGGGAGCGGTCCTGTTGAGGCTCCCGCGACGGCTGGGTCACGACGCGCTCGCGTCCCAGGCGGCTTTCCGCTTGGTCAGGAACGCCGTCATGCCTTCACGCGCCTCGTCGGAGGCGAACAACGCCGCCGACTCCGACGCCCGAGCGGATGCACTATCGCGGAAGTCGGAGAGGAGCGCCGACGTCGTGAGACGCTTCGACGCCGCAAGTCCCTGCGGTGACGCCTTCCGGATGCCTTCGCAGATCGCGTGCAGTTCGTCCGACACGTCGCCGGTTGATTCGAGGGCCCTGCTGACCAGCCCGAACGATTCGGCCTGCTGCGGGGTGAACGTCTCACCGGTCAGGAAGTAGCGTCCCGCCGCGCGCGACGTCATCTTCGGCAACAGCACTATCGAGATCATCGACGGCGCGAGACCCAGCCGCGACTCGGTCAGCGCGAAGGTGGCGGCCGGACCGGCGAGTGCGATGTCGGCCGCCCCGAGGAGACCGAAGCCACCAGCACGAACGTGTCCGTTCACAACTGCGATGACAGGCTTGGTGATCTCGAGCATCGCGCTCATCAGGCCGATCATCGCCTCGGCGCCCTCAGCGGTCGCCTCCTCGGGGCTGAGTCCCCTACCGAGCGCTTCGCGTAGGTCGCCTCCAGCGCAGAACGTTCCACCCGTATGCGTGAGCACAACCGCGCGGATGTCGTCGTCTGCGGCAGCGTCGGCCATGGCCGACCGCAGCTGGGACACGAGCACCGAACTCAGCGCGTTCCGATTGGCAGGCGAGTCGAGGGTGATCACCGCGACCGCGGCATCGACCTCCGTCGTGACCACAACGTCAGCACTCATCGTCTTCTCCTTCTCACTACCAACGCCGATCGCAGTGGAACTCAGTACGACTTCGGGAGACCGAGGCAGGTCTGCGAGACGAAGTTGAGGATCATCTCGCGGCTCACCGGCGCGATCCGTGTCAGTCGAGACAGCGGGAGCATCGCGGCGAGGCCGTACTCGACGGTCAGTCCGTTTCCGCCGAGTGTCTGCACGGCCTGATCGACGATCTTCGCGGTCGCCTCGCCTGCGGCGTACTTCGCCATGTTGGCCGGTACCGCCGCACCCCAGTCGTCGCCCGCGTCGTACAGCGTTGCGGCCTTCTGCATCATCAGCTTCGCCATCTCGAGCTCGATCTTGCCTTGCGCGAGCGGGTGGGCGATCGCCTGGTGCGCACCGATCGGCGTCTTCCACACGGTCCGCTCGTTGGCGTATGCGACGGCACGTTCGAGGGCGTAGCGGCCCATGCCGACGGCCGACGCCGACGCCATGATGCGTTCAGGGTTGAGGCCCGCGAACAACTGCGACAGCGCGGCGTCCTCGGAACCGACAAGGGCGTCTGACGGCAGACGGACATCGTCGAGGAACAGGGTGAACTGCTTCTCCGGGTTGATGATGTCCATCTCGATCACCTGGGCTTCGAAGCCCGGTGCATCGGTCGGCACGATGAACAGCGCAGGCTTGAGGCGACCGGTCTTCGAGTCCTCGGTGCGGGCGACGATCAGGACTGCTTCGGCCTGGTCGACACCGGAGATGAACACTTTTCGCCCCGAGAGCAGCCATTCGTCTCCGTCGCGCCGGGCTGTTGTGGTGATCTGATGCGAGTTGGAGCCCGCATCCGGTTCGGTGATGCCGAACGCCATGGTGATCGAACCGTCCGCCAGGCCCGGGATCCACTTCTGTTTCTGCTCGTCGGTGCCGAACCGAGCGATGATGTTGCCGCAGATCGCAGGCGATACGACCATCATCAGCAGACCGCTGCCACCGGCCGCCATCTCCTCCATGACGATCGCGAGCTCGTACATGCCCGCACCGCCGCCGCCGTACTCCTCCGGCAGGTTGACGCCGATGAAGCCGAGCTCACCTGCCTCCTTCCACAGTTCATCGGTCTTGCGACCGGCGCGCGCGCAGTCGATGAAGTACTGGTGGTCGTATTTCTTGACCAGCCCGGCAACGGCCTCTCGCAGGGCGGCGCGTTCTTCTGTCTCGATAAAGCTCATGGGTGTTGTTCCCCTACTCTTCAGTCGTCGGATTCGGACGAGATCACGGCGAGCACGTCGCCGACGGACAGTTGGCGGCCAACTTCCACCGCGAGCACCGACACGATGCCGTCGGCGGGTGCGCTGATGGTGTGCTCCATCTTCATGGCCTCGAGCCATAGCAGCGGTTGTCCCGCGGTGACACGATCGCCCTCGCTGACGGCAACGCGGATCACGGCGCCGGGCATCGGGGCGAGCAGTGATCCCGGGCGCTCCTGCGCCGCCGGGTCGACATAACGCGGGACACGTGTCAACGACACCGATGCACCAGGCCAGTCGACGTGCACCGCGTCTCCGACAACAGTGACCCGGTACCGGCGCGTCACGCCCGACGTCGACAGGACCACCTCGTCGGGAGCGATCGACACGACGGCGGTGTCGGTGAGGTCGGGCACCTCTGTTGTGGTCCGCCCCATCCGGTACCGTGCGACGATCTCGTCGCCCGCAGCGGTCGTGTAGCTCTTCGACTGGAAGTCGGAGGCGATGTTGCGCCATCCCGACGGGAGCGAGCCGAGCATGCGGGCCGACGACCTGTTGGCAGCCGACTGAGCGAGAGCCGCGGCCACGGCGGCGACGTGCGTGTCGTCGTCGGAGGCCAGCGGCGCGGACAGGACGTCGAGTCCGACGGTGTCGAGGTACGCAGTGTCGGTGTTTCCGGACAGGAACGTCGCATCGCGCAGCGTGTTGACGAGCATGTCCCGGTTGGTGACCAGACCATGGATCGTGGCGTCCGACAATGCCCTCGCGAGCATGGCCGCCGCACGATCGCGGGTCGGCGCGAACGAGATGACCTTGGCGAGCATCGGGTCGTAGAAGGTCGAGATCTCACTGCCGTCGGCGATGCCTGAGTCCACACGCACCCCGGGCCGATCGAGGAGTTCAAAACGGGCGTCTGCGGGGAGGTCGATCGCGGTGATCGTGCCCGACTGCGGCTGCCAATCGTTCGCCGGATCCTCCGCGTAGAGACGGACCTCGATGGAGTGCCCCGATGTGGTCGGCTCCTGCGCGGGCAGCGCCTCGCCCTCGGCGACGCGGATCTGCCATTCGACGAGGTCGGTGCCGGTGGTCAGCTCGGTGACCGGATGCTCCACCTGGAGACGAGTGTTGGTCTCCAGGAAGAAGAACTTCCCGTTCTCGTCAGCGAGGAACTCCACCGTGCCCGCACCGCGATATCCGATGGACTCGACGGCCGTGCGGGCCGCGGCGTACAGGCGTTCCCGCATGTCGCCGCCGATGCGTTCGACGAGAGGTGCGGGTGCCTCTTCCACCACTTTCTGGTGACGACGTTGGATGGAGCACTCACGCTCGCCGACCGCCCAGACGGTGCCGTGGGCGTCGGCCATCACCTGGACTTCGATGTGGTGTCCACGCTCGATGTACGGCTCGCAGAACACTGTCGGGTCGCCGAATGCCGATTCGGCTTCTCGGCGTGCGCCGGCGACCTGGTCGGCGAGTTCGGACAGGTCGCGGACGACACGCATTCCGCGTCCGCCGCCGCCCGCGGAGGCCTTGATGAGCAGCGGAAGATCGTCGGCGGTGACGTTCTCCGGGTCGATGTCGGTCAGCACGGGGACTCCCGCGGCCGCCATCAGTTCTTTGGCGTTCACCTTGGACCCCATCGCAGTGATCGCGCCCGCGGGCGGACCGATCCAGGTGAGCCCGGCGGCGACGACTGCCTCGGCGAACTCGGCGTTCTCCGACAGGAATCCGTAGCCGGGGTGGATCGCGTCGGCGCCCGCCGCCTGCGCGGCGGCGATGATCTGCTCCGACCGCAGATAGGTCTCGGCCGATGTTGAGCCCGGCAGGTGAACGGCGGCGTCGGCCTGCCGGACGTGCGGGGCGTCGGCGTCGGGATCGGAGTAGACGGCCACGGTCCGCAGGCCGAGGGCCTTCGCGGTGGTGAACACGCGGCACGCGATCTCACCGCGGTTCGCGACCAGGACTGACGTGATCGGCGTGGGGGTGATCGGGTTGGTCATCTGATTCCTCACATCCGGAAGACGCCGAAGTTGCTGGTGCCCTCGACAGGGGCGGTAGCAATGGCGGACAGGGTCTGGCCGAGAATCGTTCGGGTGTCGCGCGGGTCGATCACACCGTCGTCGTAGAGCATCCCGGACAGGAACGTCGGGACCGACTCGATCTCGATCTGAGCTTCGATCATGGCGCGCATGCCTGCGTCCGCCTCTTCGTCGACGACGCCGCCGCGGGCCTCGGTGGCCGCACGGGAGACGATCGAGATGACACCCGCGAGCTGTGCCGCGCCCATGACGGCACTCTTGGCGCTCGGCCACGCGAACAGGAACCGCGGATCGTAGGCGCGGCCGCACATGCCGTAGTGGCCTGCGCCGTAGCTGGCGCCCATCAGGATCGAGATGTGCGGGACCGTCGAGTTCGACACCGCGTTGATCATCATCGCGCCGTGCTTGATGATGCCGCCCTGTTCGTACTCCTTGCCCACCATGTAGCCGGTGGTGTTGTGCAGGAAGAGCAGCGGAGTGTCACTGCGGTTGGCGAGTTGGATGAACTGAGTCGCCTTCTGAGCTTCCTGGGAGAAGAGGACTCCCTGTGCGTTGGCGAGGATGCCGACCGGGTACCCGTGGACGGTGGCCCACCCGGTCACCAGCGATGTGCCGTACTCGGGTTTGAACTCGTCGAAGTCGCTTCCGTCGACGATGCGCGCGATCACCTCGTGCGGATCGAACGGGATCTTGAGGTCCGACGGAACGATGCCCAGGAGGTCCTCGGCGTCGTACTGGGGCTCGACGACCGCTGAGGGCGTCGGTCCCTGCTTGCGCCAATTGAGGCGTGCGACGATCCGACGTCCGATGCGGACCGCGTCCTGCTCGTCGGCGGCGAGGTAGTCACCGAGACCCGACACCCGAGCGTGCATCTTGGCGCCGCCGAGTTCTTCGTCGTCGCTCTCCTCGCCGGTTGCCATCTTGACCAGCGGCGGACCGCCGAGGAAAACCTTGGACCGGTCGTCGATCATGACGACGTGATCACTCATGCCGGGGATGTACGCACCGCCGGCGGTCGAGTTGCCGAAGACGAGGGCGATCGTCGGGATGCCTGCCGCCGACAGGCGGGTGAGGTCGCGGAACATGCGCCCGCCGGGGACGAACACTTCCTTCTGCGTCGGGAGATCGGCGCCTCCGGACTCGACCATCGAGATCACCGGCAGACGATTCTGCATCGCGATGTCGTTGGCGCGCAATACCTTGCGCAGCGTCCAGGGATTCGACGTGCCTCCCTTGACCGTCGGATCGTTCGCGACGATCAGGCACTCGACGCCTTCGACCACACCGATGCCGACCACAACGGACGCACCGACGGTGAACTGCGAGCCGTGCGCGGCGAGCGCGCACAGTTCGAGGAACGGCGAGTCCTCGTCGATCAGCAGCTCGATGCGCTCGCGCGCCGTCAGCTTCCCGCGCTTGCGGTGACGCTCCACGTACTTCTCGCCGCCGCCGACGAGGACCTTGCGGAACTCGACGTCGAGTTCGGCCAGCTTGGTGTTCATCGCTTCGACGTTCGCGACGAACTCGTCGGACGTCGTGTCGATCTTGCTTCTCAGAACAGTCATCGGGTGCCCTTTCCCTTCGCTCGTGCAGTCGCGCTCATCCCTGGTACCCCAACACCTTGGCCGCGAGCCCCGTGAGGATCTCGTTGGTGCCGCCGCCGATGCCGATGATGCGGATGTCGCGGTACTGGCGCTCGATCTCCGACTCCCGCATGTAGCCCATCCCGCCGTGCAGCTGCACGCCCTTGTCGATGACCCATTCGGCGGCTTCGACGGCGGTGTTCTTGGCGAAGCAGATCTCCGCCAGCATCGGATCGCCGTTCATCATGTGCCGGTCGACGACGGACCGCGTGTAGGTGCGTGCGACGTCGACCTTGCGGGCCATCTCCGTGACGGTGTCCTGCACCGACTGGCGCTTGATCAACGGCTTGCCGAACGTGTCGCGATTGCGGACCCATTCCAAGGTCAGATCCAGCGACCGCTGCGCCTGCGCATAGGCCTGCACTGCGAGGGCGGCACGCTCTGACACGAATGCCTGCGCGATCTGCGCGAAGCCCGAGTTCTCCGGACCGATGAGGTTCTCCACCGGCACCCGGCAGTCGACGAACGAGAGTTCGCCGGTGTCCGATGCCAGCCAGCCCATCTTCTCGAGCTTGCGGTCGACGTTGAAGCCCGGGGTGCCCTTCTCGATCACGAGGAGTGAGACGCCCGCGGCACCGTCTCCGCCGGTGCGGACTGCGGCGACGATGTGGTCGGCACGCACAGCTGAGGTGATGAAGGTCTTGGCGCCGTTGACGATGAAGTGGTCGCCGTCGCGCTTCGCCGTGGTGCGCAGGTGTCCGACGTCGCTGCCGCCGCTGGGCTCCGTGATCGCGAGACTGCTGATCTTGTCACCGGCGAGTACCGGCGCGACCCACTTCGCGATCTGCTCCGGTGTCCCGTTGTTCGCGATGTGCGGCGTGGAGATCCCACAGGTGAACAGGCTCGCGAACACACCGCCGGAAACACCCCGGTAGTGGAGTTCCTCGCAGACGATGAGCGCGTCGATCCCGTCGCCGCCGCTGCCGCCCTTCTCCTCGGGTGTGCCGAGGCCGAGGAGACCGAGTTCACCGGCCTGCTTGTGAAGGTCCCGCGGGATCAGGCCATCGCGTTCCCACTGATCCTGAAACGGCAAGATGTGTTTGCTCGCGAAGTCTGCTGCGAGACTGCGCAGGTCACGACGTTGTTCCGAGTCCCAAATATCACTGGGGATGGGCATGAACTTTCCTCTCCCGCTCCAAGAGCGAGTTTCCTGCTCCTTGAGCGAGCTTCTGTTGTGCTCCTTGAGCGAGCTTGCGAGTCGAAAGGGTCAGCGACTGAACCGCTCAGGCACGTCGACGACGCGGGAGCGGAGCCATTCACCGAGGCCTTTGGCCTGCGGGTCGAACCGGACGTTCTCGGCGACGCCGCGTCCGAGGACGCCTTCGATGACGAAGTTGAGGGCGCGGATCTTGGGGAGCCGGTACCGGTGGACGGTCAGGTCCGCGATCTCGGGGAGCAGTTCCTTGAGCCGGTCGACGGTGAGCGTCTGATCGAGCCAGGCGAACTCGTCGTCCGACGGTTGAGCGGAGCGAAGGGACTGCCCGCCGACCCAGACGCCGATGTTCGCGCTGCCGCCCTTGTCGCCGCTGCGGGCGCCGACGATGTCGCCGATCGGGGCACGTCGGGTCGGGCCCCAGTCGCCGATGGGGCCGGAGTCGGGCACGCTCACGTCACGCGTCGGTTCGGTCCGCAGCGGCGACGGTTCGATGAGGACCGAGACTCCGTCCGGCTGAGTCACCCGATGCTCCACCACACCGGCGTCTACGTATCCGGGCACGAACACGCCGTAGGGCGCACCGTTTCCCGGCGGGGCGGTGAGGGTGAAGCCGGGGTAGCTCGCCAACGCCAGTTCAACGGCGGTCGCGCTGAATGCGCGGCCGACTGCGTTCGGGTCGGTGTCGCGAGCGACACAGCGGAGCAGGGCACTGGCCTGCTCTTCGGTGTCCGCGTCCGGCCTGTCCAGGCGAGACAGTTCCCAGGTGAGTTCGGCGGGTGAAGTCGGCAGTGAGGCCTCGAACTGCTCCTGGAACAGCGCTGCCTTGTCTTCGATGTCGAGCCCGGTGAGGACCACGTCGATCTGGTTGCGGATGCCCGCGAGGTGATTGAGCGACACCTTCAGGTCCGACGGCGGGGCTTCGCCACGGATGCCGCTGACACTGACCCGGTCGGGCCCCTCCTGCGTCACCTCGATGGTGTCCAGAAGCGCGGTCGCGTCGGGGTTGTAGTACCGCGGTCCTTGGATCTCGTACAGCAACTGCGCGGTGACGGTCCCGACGGTGACTGCTCCGCCGGTTCCTTCATGCTTGGTGATGACCGACGATCCGTCGGCGGCCACCTCTGCGATCGGGAATCCGAGGCGGCCCATCGGGATCTCCTTGAAGAAGGAGTAGTTGCCGCCGGTGGCCTGCGTTCCGCATTCGATGATGTGGCCGGCCACGATCGCGCCCGCGATCGCGTCGAGGTCTTTGTACCCCCACCCGAAGGCCGACGCAGCAGTTCCCACGGTGAGAGACGCGTCCGTCACCCGACCGGTGACCACTACGTCGGCGCCGCGATCGAGAGCGGCCTTGATGCCGAACCCGCCGAGATAGGCATTGGCCGTGATCGGGTTGCCGAGGCCGAGTTCGGCTGCGCGCGGCTGCAGGTCGTCACCGTTGACGAACGCGATCTGCGCGTCGACGCTCAGCTTCTCGGACAGTTCACGGAGCGCGACGGCGAGGCCGTGCGGGTTGAGGCCGCCCGCGTTGACGACGACCTTGACACCCTTGTCGACGGCCAGGCCGAGACTCGTCTCCATCTGACGAAGGAAGGTCTTGGCGTAGCCGCGCGACGGATCCTTGAGGCGGTCGCGGCCGAGGATCAGCATGGTGAGCTCGGCAAGGTAGTCACCGGTCAGGTAGTCGAGGTGCCCACCTTCGAGCATCTCGTGCACGGCGGTGAGCCGATCGCCGTAGAAGCCGGACGCGTTGCCGATGCGGACTGCGTTCGTCATGTCAGTTCCCTTCCGTCGAGGGTGCGCGGCCCGTTCCGGGCGGACCCGCGAAGCACTGAGCGATCTGGGACCAGGCCTGCGCGTCGTCGCCGATGAATTCGAGGCCGAGGTCGGCCACGGCGCGCCGCTGCGTGACGAGTTCGCAGAAGTCCACGGCGCTGCCGCGGACGATGTTCGACGCGGTCTCCGGGCCCCACGTCCAGGCCGCACCGCTCGGACCGGTCAGCTCGTAGCGGAACGGTTCGGCGGGTGCCGTCCGCCCGTTCACCATGTAGGCGAAGTCGCGGGTGCGCACACCGATGTGCGCGACGTTCCGTATCCGGTCGGTGGGTGTGCGCTGGACGCCGAGGGCGTCGGCTACGTCGAGTCCGTGCGCCCAGGTCTCCATGATGCGCGCGGTCATCATCGACGGCGCCGACATCGGCGGACCGAACCACGGCAATTTCACTCCGTCTTCGACGGCGGTGAGCGCGAGGAGCAACTGCTCACGCGTGCGTCGCCAGTCGGCGAGGAGTTCGTCAGGCGCCCGCTGCGCCTCGGTCTCGGCTGCAGCGTCGACGAAGCCGAGCGGATCCTGCCCTGCTTCGGCGAGCTGAGCCGCGAACTCGTCCGGATCGGTGGCCGCCAGCAAGGAGACGCGATCGGTCCACACGATGTGCCCGATCTGATGAGCGATGGTCCATCCCTCCGCGGGAGTGAGCGTGGCCCACTGGTCATCGGTCAGCTCGGCGACCAGACCGTCCAGCGACTCGTACTCGTCCCGCAGGTCCTCTGCAATCGACATGCGTCGAGCGTCACACAGCCGCCACAATAAATCAAGCACGCCTGATTGTTTCTTCACCGAGTAAGCGTTCGCTCAGGAATGTGCTAAACACGATCCATGACCTTCACGCCTACAGACGCTTTCCACGCCTTCGCCGTCGGGCGTGAAGACAACAGTCCGATGATCCAGATGACGCAGGCTCTCGGCACGCGCGTGACCGACCACCGCGGCCTCATCGATCTACCGGCCCTCGCGGTGCTGTTCGACGACCTCGGGGGCTACCCGTTCTGGGTGGCCGATCAGAGCGCAACCACCATGCAGGCCCGACTGTCCATGTCGATGCTGGACCGCCCCGACGTGACCGAGCGGCTCACCGCGGTCGCCGACCTGCGTCTGCACAACAACCTCTACGGATCGACGACCGTCGACATCACCGGCCACGGGGGACGACTCCTGTGCATCGGCAACGCACGTAACGTGCGCGTTCAGCGAGAACTGGTCGTCGCAGGCGACGGGGTCCCCCACCTTCCGGCACCAGCGACGCCGAACGAGGCAGCGATCGTCGGCGCACCCGATCCCGAACTGTCCGGTCGGGAGGTGATCAATCGGATCACCGCAGGAGACGCCCCAATCGGCCCGCTCAGCGAGCTGCTCAACGGATCGATCACGACAGTCGACCATGACGGCCTGACGTTCAGCTGCGTGAGCGAGCCGTGGATGGGCAACGTGATGGGCACCATGCACGGCGGAGTGATCGGCGCGATCGTCGCGCAGGGCTGCTCGTTCGCCGCCCAGTCGGAGATGCGCCCGGGCGGGCAGTACCAGATCGTCGACTTCACGGTCGCCTTCCTCCGCTCGCCGGAGGTCGACGGACGCAGCGTTCACGTCCACGCCACACCGGTCAAGCTCGGCAGGAGGCTCTCGATCTTCGACGCCGAACTCCGCGACGATGAGGGAATGCTCTTGGCCCGCGCCACTGCGGACGTCCGCTTCGACCTCTGAGCGAGATCACTCCCCCTGCAGCACCTTCTGGAAGCGGCGCATTCCGCGGATCCAGCGATCGTAGTCCGAGCCTTTGTGGCGGAACATCTCGAGCACCTCGGGGTGCGGAAGGATCAGGAACCGCTCCTCGTCCATCGCGGAGACCACGGCATCGGCGACGTCGGCGGGTTCGAGGACCGCGCCGGCCGACGTGACGGCTTTGGCCGCGGTTGTCGACAGCGCGGCGTCGTCGGTCAGAAGTTTCGTGTTGACGCCCATCGGGCACAGGCAGCTGACCCGGACACCTTGATCGCCGTAGGTGACTGACAGCCATTCGGCGAACCCGACGGCTGCATGCTTGGTGACCGAGTAGGGCGCCGAGCCGATCTGGGTGAGAAGGCCCGCCGCCGAGGCGGTGCTGACGAAGTACCCCTCGCCGCGCTCCACCCACCCGGGAATGAGGAGTTGCGCCGCGCGGATGTGACCGCGCAGGTTCACATCGATCACCAGGTCCCACACGGCGTCGTCCTGCTCGAGTCCATCGCCTGCGCCGATGCCCGCATTGGCGAAGTAGAGGTCGACCGGCCCGAACCGGGCTTCGGCGCGACCGATGACGTCCGCGATGTCGCCGGCAGCGGAAGCGTCGGCGCGCACGCCGATGGCGGCGCCTGGAGTGTGCGCCTCGATCTCGGCGACGACCTCGTCCAGACTTGCCTCGTCGAGGTCGGAGAGGACAACACGCGCACCGTCCGCGACGAGCCTGCGGGCGATCGCGGCACCGATTCCGCTGCCGGCTCCGGTGACGACGGCGACCTTGCCTGAGACCTTCATAGCTTGACCCTCCAACGACTGATCCGATGACCGACCGCTCACTCGGCAGTCGTCCTCGCAGCGTGTCACATCCCATCAGTGCAGGTCAATGCCTTCAAACCAATCCTTGACAAAGGTGTCAACCATCTGACTAGATATATGCAAAAGCATAGAAACTATGCATCTGCATATTCCGATAGTCACTCGAGTCCAGGAGGCACCATGCCCGAGGCCGTCATCGTTTCCATCGCCCGATCCCCCATCGGTCGCGCCATGAAGGGATCACTGGTCGGCATGCGACCCGACGATCTGGCCGCGCAGATGGTGCAGGCCGCACTCGACAAGGTGCCCTCGCTCGACCCGAACGACGTCAACGACCTCATCCTCGGATGCGGCCTCCCCGGCGGCGAACAGGGCTTCAACATGGGCCGCAACGTCGCCATCGAACTGGGCTACGACTCCATTCCTGGAACCACGGTCACGCGCTACTGCTCGTCGTCACTCCAGACCACCCGCATGGCGATGCACGCGATCAAGGCGGGCGAAGGCGACGTGTTCATCTCGGCAGGCGTCGAGACGGTGTCACGATTCGTTAAGGGCAACTCCGACTCGCTCCCCGACACCCAGAATCCGCTCTACGACGACGCACAGGCCCGCACCAAGGAGCTCGCCGCGGGCGGCCAGGAGTGGACCGACCCCCGCGAGTCGGGCAACGTTCCCGACGCCTACATCGCAATGGGCCAGACCGCGGAGAACGTCGCACAGATCACCGGCATCACCCGCGAGGAGCAGGACCGCTGGGCGGTTC
This genomic window from Gordonia sp. PDNC005 contains:
- a CDS encoding enoyl-CoA hydratase family protein; translated protein: MSADVVVTTEVDAAVAVITLDSPANRNALSSVLVSQLRSAMADAAADDDIRAVVLTHTGGTFCAGGDLREALGRGLSPEEATAEGAEAMIGLMSAMLEITKPVIAVVNGHVRAGGFGLLGAADIALAGPAATFALTESRLGLAPSMISIVLLPKMTSRAAGRYFLTGETFTPQQAESFGLVSRALESTGDVSDELHAICEGIRKASPQGLAASKRLTTSALLSDFRDSASARASESAALFASDEAREGMTAFLTKRKAAWDASAS
- a CDS encoding acyl-CoA dehydrogenase, with protein sequence MSFIETEERAALREAVAGLVKKYDHQYFIDCARAGRKTDELWKEAGELGFIGVNLPEEYGGGGAGMYELAIVMEEMAAGGSGLLMMVVSPAICGNIIARFGTDEQKQKWIPGLADGSITMAFGITEPDAGSNSHQITTTARRDGDEWLLSGRKVFISGVDQAEAVLIVARTEDSKTGRLKPALFIVPTDAPGFEAQVIEMDIINPEKQFTLFLDDVRLPSDALVGSEDAALSQLFAGLNPERIMASASAVGMGRYALERAVAYANERTVWKTPIGAHQAIAHPLAQGKIELEMAKLMMQKAATLYDAGDDWGAAVPANMAKYAAGEATAKIVDQAVQTLGGNGLTVEYGLAAMLPLSRLTRIAPVSREMILNFVSQTCLGLPKSY
- a CDS encoding biotin carboxylase N-terminal domain-containing protein, with amino-acid sequence MTNPITPTPITSVLVANRGEIACRVFTTAKALGLRTVAVYSDPDADAPHVRQADAAVHLPGSTSAETYLRSEQIIAAAQAAGADAIHPGYGFLSENAEFAEAVVAAGLTWIGPPAGAITAMGSKVNAKELMAAAGVPVLTDIDPENVTADDLPLLIKASAGGGGRGMRVVRDLSELADQVAGARREAESAFGDPTVFCEPYIERGHHIEVQVMADAHGTVWAVGERECSIQRRHQKVVEEAPAPLVERIGGDMRERLYAAARTAVESIGYRGAGTVEFLADENGKFFFLETNTRLQVEHPVTELTTGTDLVEWQIRVAEGEALPAQEPTTSGHSIEVRLYAEDPANDWQPQSGTITAIDLPADARFELLDRPGVRVDSGIADGSEISTFYDPMLAKVISFAPTRDRAAAMLARALSDATIHGLVTNRDMLVNTLRDATFLSGNTDTAYLDTVGLDVLSAPLASDDDTHVAAVAAALAQSAANRSSARMLGSLPSGWRNIASDFQSKSYTTAAGDEIVARYRMGRTTTEVPDLTDTAVVSIAPDEVVLSTSGVTRRYRVTVVGDAVHVDWPGASVSLTRVPRYVDPAAQERPGSLLAPMPGAVIRVAVSEGDRVTAGQPLLWLEAMKMEHTISAPADGIVSVLAVEVGRQLSVGDVLAVISSESDD
- a CDS encoding carboxyl transferase domain-containing protein — translated: MTVLRSKIDTTSDEFVANVEAMNTKLAELDVEFRKVLVGGGEKYVERHRKRGKLTARERIELLIDEDSPFLELCALAAHGSQFTVGASVVVGIGVVEGVECLIVANDPTVKGGTSNPWTLRKVLRANDIAMQNRLPVISMVESGGADLPTQKEVFVPGGRMFRDLTRLSAAGIPTIALVFGNSTAGGAYIPGMSDHVVMIDDRSKVFLGGPPLVKMATGEESDDEELGGAKMHARVSGLGDYLAADEQDAVRIGRRIVARLNWRKQGPTPSAVVEPQYDAEDLLGIVPSDLKIPFDPHEVIARIVDGSDFDEFKPEYGTSLVTGWATVHGYPVGILANAQGVLFSQEAQKATQFIQLANRSDTPLLFLHNTTGYMVGKEYEQGGIIKHGAMMINAVSNSTVPHISILMGASYGAGHYGMCGRAYDPRFLFAWPSAKSAVMGAAQLAGVISIVSRAATEARGGVVDEEADAGMRAMIEAQIEIESVPTFLSGMLYDDGVIDPRDTRTILGQTLSAIATAPVEGTSNFGVFRM
- a CDS encoding acyl-CoA dehydrogenase family protein; amino-acid sequence: MPIPSDIWDSEQRRDLRSLAADFASKHILPFQDQWERDGLIPRDLHKQAGELGLLGLGTPEEKGGSGGDGIDALIVCEELHYRGVSGGVFASLFTCGISTPHIANNGTPEQIAKWVAPVLAGDKISSLAITEPSGGSDVGHLRTTAKRDGDHFIVNGAKTFITSAVRADHIVAAVRTGGDGAAGVSLLVIEKGTPGFNVDRKLEKMGWLASDTGELSFVDCRVPVENLIGPENSGFAQIAQAFVSERAALAVQAYAQAQRSLDLTLEWVRNRDTFGKPLIKRQSVQDTVTEMARKVDVARTYTRSVVDRHMMNGDPMLAEICFAKNTAVEAAEWVIDKGVQLHGGMGYMRESEIERQYRDIRIIGIGGGTNEILTGLAAKVLGYQG
- a CDS encoding acyclic terpene utilization AtuA family protein; protein product: MTNAVRIGNASGFYGDRLTAVHEMLEGGHLDYLTGDYLAELTMLILGRDRLKDPSRGYAKTFLRQMETSLGLAVDKGVKVVVNAGGLNPHGLAVALRELSEKLSVDAQIAFVNGDDLQPRAAELGLGNPITANAYLGGFGIKAALDRGADVVVTGRVTDASLTVGTAASAFGWGYKDLDAIAGAIVAGHIIECGTQATGGNYSFFKEIPMGRLGFPIAEVAADGSSVITKHEGTGGAVTVGTVTAQLLYEIQGPRYYNPDATALLDTIEVTQEGPDRVSVSGIRGEAPPSDLKVSLNHLAGIRNQIDVVLTGLDIEDKAALFQEQFEASLPTSPAELTWELSRLDRPDADTEEQASALLRCVARDTDPNAVGRAFSATAVELALASYPGFTLTAPPGNGAPYGVFVPGYVDAGVVEHRVTQPDGVSVLIEPSPLRTEPTRDVSVPDSGPIGDWGPTRRAPIGDIVGARSGDKGGSANIGVWVGGQSLRSAQPSDDEFAWLDQTLTVDRLKELLPEIADLTVHRYRLPKIRALNFVIEGVLGRGVAENVRFDPQAKGLGEWLRSRVVDVPERFSR
- a CDS encoding TIGR03084 family metal-binding protein — its product is MSIAEDLRDEYESLDGLVAELTDDQWATLTPAEGWTIAHQIGHIVWTDRVSLLAATDPDEFAAQLAEAGQDPLGFVDAAAETEAQRAPDELLADWRRTREQLLLALTAVEDGVKLPWFGPPMSAPSMMTARIMETWAHGLDVADALGVQRTPTDRIRNVAHIGVRTRDFAYMVNGRTAPAEPFRYELTGPSGAAWTWGPETASNIVRGSAVDFCELVTQRRAVADLGLEFIGDDAQAWSQIAQCFAGPPGTGRAPSTEGN